A single genomic interval of Heteronotia binoei isolate CCM8104 ecotype False Entrance Well chromosome 11, APGP_CSIRO_Hbin_v1, whole genome shotgun sequence harbors:
- the GPN3 gene encoding GPN-loop GTPase 3, with translation MPRFAQLVMGPAGSGKSTYCHTVVQHCEVLKRSVQVVNLDPAAEHFDYNVMADIRELIEVDDVMEDDSLRFGPNGGLVFCMEYFANNFDWLEECLGHVEDDYILFDCPGQIELYTHLPVMKQLVEQLQQWEFRVCGVFLVDSQFMVESFKFISGVMAALSAMVSLEIPQVSIMTKMDLLSKKAKAEIEKYLDPDMYSMLEDSTGLLQSNKFKKLTKAICGLIDDYSMVRFLPFDRSDEESVNIVLQHIDFAIQYGEDLEFKEPKETEEDKPSAYDEFFQDREDE, from the exons ATGCCCCGCTTCGCCCAGCTGGTGATGGGGCCGGCGGGGAGCGGGAAG AGCACTTACTGCCACACCGTGGTCCAGCACTGCGAAGTGCTGAAGCGCTCTGTTCAGGTAGTTAATCTGGATCCGGCAGCAGAACATTTTGACTACAATGTCATGGCAG ACATCCGAGAGTTAATAGAAGTGGATGATGTCATGGAAGACGATTCTCTGAGGTTTGGGCCCAACGGTGGCTTGGTTTTCTGCATGGAATACTTTGCGAATAACTTTGACTGGCTGGAAGAATGTCTCGGCCACGTGGAAGACGATTACATACTTTTTGATTGCCCAG GTCAGATTGAGCTGTACACTCACTTGCCAGTGATGAAACAGCTGGTGGAGCAGCTTCAACAGTGGGAATTCCGCGTCTGTGGAGTTTTTCTTGTCGATTCTCAATTTATGGTGGAGTCCTTTAAG TTTATCTCCGGTGTTATGGCAGCCCTCAGTGCGATGGTGTCTTTGGAAATTCCCCAAGTCAGCATCATGACCAAGATGGACTTGCTGAGCAAGAAAGCCAAAGCAGAAATCGAAAA GTACCTGGACCCTGATATGTATTCGATGCTGGAAGATTCGACGGGTTTGCTCCAAAGCAACAAGTTCAAGAAGCTGACAAAGGCCATCTGCGGGCTG ATCGACGACTACAGCATGGTCCGCTTCCTGCCGTTCGACCGCTCTGACGAGGAGAGCGTCAACATCGTCCTGCAGCACATCGACTTCGCTATCCAGTACGGGGAGGACCTCGAGTTCAAAGAGCCAAAG gaaACGGAGGAAGACAAACCTTCTGCTTATGATGAATTCTTTCAAGACAGAGAGGACGAATGA